A genomic segment from Gracilinanus agilis isolate LMUSP501 chromosome 1, AgileGrace, whole genome shotgun sequence encodes:
- the TIGD5 gene encoding tigger transposable element-derived protein 5: MAFRKAYSIKDKLQAIERVKGGERQASVCRDFGVPGGTLRGWLKDEPKLRWFLDQLGGEVGTQRKKMRLANEEEIDRAVYTWFLTLRQHGIPLSGPIIQAQAEAFARQIYGPECTFKASHGWFWRWQKRHGISSQRIYGEAEPPPPPPASAPSLPTVKTEPDLVGIGDHPSPMPPPTPTDGGYGDEQIYNANVTGLYWKLLPEQAAPPGEGDPGSGGRRWRGDRVTVLLAANLTGSHKLKPLVIGQLPDPPSLRHHNQDKFPASYRYSPDAWLSTTLLRGWFFEEFVPGVRRYLRRSCLQQKAVLLVNHHPGPRPPGPRPPSPEESEEAGEQPRAAGGLGPGPALCHPEELQTPDGAVRVLFLSKSSARGKIPAPLEQGVVSAFKQLYKRELLRLAVSCAGGSPLDFVRSFMLKDMLYLAGLSWDLVQAGSIERCWLLGLRAAFEPRPDDEEQLVQPHPGASGEDEEAEEHSKVLSDLTHLAALTYKRLAPEDVAEWLHLDDGAPGLGEPPEGGGEEDEDGGGREHPPCGGFPLLAGPPQGEEESGTGGSSPVPTAGEAIKGLETALRWLESRDPREVGPLKLVQLRSLISMAQRLGETGP; encoded by the coding sequence ATGGCCTTCCGCAAGGCCTACTCAATCAAGGACAAGCTCCAGGCCATCGAACGTGTGAAGGGCGGGGAACGCCAGGCCAGCGTGTGCAGGGACTTCGGGGTGCCCGGGGGTACCTTGCGTGGCTGGCTCAAGGATGAGCCTAAGCTACGCTGGTTCCTGGACCAGCTGGGTGGAGAGGTGGGCACCCAACGGAAGAAGATGCGGCTGGCCAACGAGGAGGAGATCGATCGTGCTGTCTATACCTGGTTTCTCACCCTGCGCCAGCATGGCATCCCACTCTCTGGCCCCATCATCCAGGCTCAGGCAGAGGCCTTCGCCCGCCAGATCTATGGTCCTGAGTGCACTTTCAAGGCCAGCCATGGCTGGTTCTGGAGGTGGCAGAAGCGCCATGGCATCTCCAGTCAACGAATCTATGGTGAAGCAGAGCCACCCCCTCCACCTCCAGCCTCAGCTCCATCACTGCCCACTGTTAAGACTGAACCAGACCTCGTGGGCATCGGAGATCATCCCTCACCGATGCCACCCCCAACCCCTACTGATGGAGGCTATGGAGATGAACAGATCTACAATGCTAATGTCACTGGACTCTACTGGAAGTTGTTGCCAGAGCAGGCAGCCCCACCTGGGGAAGGGGACCCTGGAAGTGGAGGGCGGAGGTGGCGAGGGGACAGGGTTACAGTGCTATTAGCAGCCAACTTGACTGGCAGCCACAAGCTGAAGCCCTTAGTGATTGGGCAGCTGCCTGACCCACCCAGCTTGCGACACCACAATCAAGACAAGTTTCCTGCCTCCTACCGCTATAGCCCTGATGCTTGGCTTAGTACCACACTGCTCCGTGGCTGGTTCTTTGAGGAGTTTGTTCCAGGTGTCAGGCGCTACCTTCGGCGCAGCTGCCTGCAGCAGAAGGCTGTCTTGTTGGTGAATCACCACCCTGGGCCCAGGCCACCAGGCCCACGGCCACCCTCCCCAGAAGAGAGTGAGGAAGCTGGTGAACAGCCAAGAGCAGCTGGTGGTCTGGGCCCAGGGCCAGCCCTTTGCCACCCTGAGGAGTTGCAGACCCCTGATGGTGCAGTTCGGGTGCTTTTTCTATCCAAGAGTAGTGCCCGTGGTAAGATTCCAGCACCCCTGGAGCAAGGGGTGGTATCTGCCTTCAAACAGCTGTACAAACGGGAGCTGCTACGGCTGGCTGTTTCATGTGCAGGTGGCTCCCCTCTGGACTTTGTTCGAAGCTTCATGCTGAAGGACATGCTCTATCTGGCTGGTCTGTCTTGGGATCTGGTCCAGGCAGGCAGCATTGAGCGATGCTGGTTGCTGGGTCTCAGAGCCGCCTTTGAGCCGCGTCCTGATGATGAAGAGCAGTTGGTCCAGCCCCACCCAGGAGCCTCTGGGGAGGATGAGGAGGCAGAGGAACACAGCAAGGTCCTCAGTGACCTAACACACTTGGCTGCCCTCACTTACAAGCGCCTAGCACCTGAGGATGTGGCAGAGTGGCTGCACCTGGACGATGGGGCCCCAGGCTTGGGGGAGCCCCCAgagggtgggggggaagaggaTGAGGATGGGGGAGGTCGGGAGCATCCCCCTTGTGGGGGCTTCCCACTATTGGCTGGTCCACCCCAGGGGGAGGAGGAGTCTGGAACAGGAGGGTCATCACCAGTGCCCACAGCTGGGGAGGCCATTAAGGGTCTTGAGACAGCTTTGCGGTGGCTGGAGAGCCGTGATCCCAGGGAGGTAGGACCTTTGAAACTAGTGCAGCTTCGATCCTTAATCAGCATGGCTCAGCGGCTGGGGGAAACAGGGCCCTAA